In the genome of Sphingomonas sp. LR60, the window GGTCGCTCGAGCTTCGCACCCGTGATCGGCAGCGCAAGCTGATCGCCAAGATCGATGCCGCATTGCGTCGCATTGAGGAAGGCGAGTATGGCTATTGCGAGGTCAGCGGCGAACCGATCAGCCTCGGCCGGCTCGAGGCGCGCCCGATCGCGACGATGACGGTCGAAGCGCAGGAGCGGCACGAGCGCGCGGAGAAGGTGTCGCGCGACGATTGATGCGGATCTTTACTTTCCATCAATCAATTTGACATTATCGTCCGGTGCAACGAACGGGCGAGTATGATGGGGCAGTCGAGGCGCAACTTGGTTGACGAGCATAAGGCTGTGGGCAACCCCGACGAACGCGGCCGTGGCGATATCCTGCTGTCGGCGCGGATGCGGGTCCATGCCGAAGATGCCGGGTTTCTCGTGCGCATCCGCAACGTCTCGGCGGGCGGGCTCATGGCCGAACTTCCCCATCCTTTGCCGCCAGACAGCGCCGTAGAAATCAAGCTCGACGGTCTGGGTTGGGTCGCGGGAAGAGTCGTCTGGCAGACGGAGGGCCGAAGCGGGATCGCGTTCGACCATCCGATCGACGTTGCGATCGTCCACGAGGCCAGCAACGCCATCCGCTAAGTTTCCGCCGCGTTTGCAGTGGCTTAGGCGAACTTAATTCCGCTTGTTCTTGGCGGGCTTAGGGCGTCCCGAAGCCGGATCGGCTCAACCCGTTTCTGCGAGCGAAGCGACGCAAACCACAGCGGCGTCCTCCAAGCTGGATTGCCGCGTCGCCGCGCTCCTCGCAATGACGAAACCGCCTGATGTCGTCCGCCCTAGATCGTGATGAAGTCACCTTTGCCCGGCATCGTCATTGCGAGCGGAGCGAAGCAATCCAGAGCGTCCTGACTGTGGGCCCTGGATTGCTTCGCTGCGCTCGCAATGACGGCTCGAAGCAATTTCAAATCGATCTGCTCTAGGAAGCGGGATCCGGGATGACGACGTTCGGCCAAGCGCGACCGGCCGCCACCGCCCGCACTGGCGCTGACCTACCGCCCGCCGGCCTCCAGCAACCGCCTCGGCGCGGTCAACTCCCAGCTTCGCGCAACCCGATCCTCGACCAGCGTCCAGTCCGCATCGTCTCCCAGCGTGACCACGACATCCCCAGCCGCCTCACGCACGCGCACCGCAGGCGCCGAGCTTTCGACGACCTGCGCGAATACCTTCCCGTCGACAAGGAAGTCCGCACCCTCGTTCGTCGGGCGCTCCACCACCTCGGGCAACAGCAGCGCGATCGCGCGCACGCGTTCCACGGCGCTCATGCGCGGACGAACTTCTTGAGCATTGCCGGATACAATCGATGCTCCTCCACCAAAACCCGCGCCGCCAGACTCTCCGGCGTCTCACCGGCCTGTATCTCTACCTCGGCACGGCTCAGCACCTCGCCGCCGTCGAGTTCCTCGGTCACGACATGCACCGAGCATCCGCCGACGGCATCGCCCGCCGCGATCGCGCGCGCATGGGTGTCGAGCCCCTTGTACTTGGGCAGTAACGACGGATGGATGTTGATGATCCGCCCGCGCCACCGCGCGACGAACGCGTCCGACAGCAAGCGCATATAGCCCGCCAGCGCGATCCATTCCGCGCCCGCATCGCGCAGCGCGCGATCGAGCGCGTCTTCATACGCGGCCTTGCCGATCCCCTTCGGAGACAAGGCGAACGTCTCGAGTTCCTGCTCGCGCGCCCATGCCAGCCCGGCCGCGTCGGGGCGATCGGAGGCGACGAGCACGATCTTATACGCCTCGCCCTGTTCGGCGGCGAGCGCCTGCATGTTCGACCCGCGGCCGGAGATCAATACGGCGACCGGGGCTGGCGCGGGCGTGCTCATTGGTGGTGAGTCGCCGTCCAGTCGCTACGCGCGCTCCACGTCTCGGTGCTGCCCGTCACGGTGCAGCCACGCGCGCCGGCTTCGATCCGCCCGATATTATGGACCGTCTCGCCCGCCTCGCGCAGCGTCGCTGCGACCGCATCGGCCTGATCGGCCGCGACCACCACGGCCATGCCGATCCCGCAGTTGAAGGTGCGTGCCATTTCCTCGGGCTCGATCGCCCCCTGCGCTTGCAGGAACGCCATCAGCCGCGGCTGCTCCCACGCATCGGCATCGACATGCGCATGGGTGTCGCGCGGCAGCACGCGCGGAATGTTCTCGAGCAGGCCGCCGCCCGTGATATGCGCCAACCCCTTGATCTTGTGCGCACGCAGCAGCGGCAGCAGGCTGGCGACATAGATGCGCGTCGGGGCCATCAGGATGTCGATCAGCAACCGGTCGGCATCGAACAACGCCGGGCGGTCGAGCTTCCAGCCCTTGTCCGTCGCCAGCCGCCGCACCAGCGAGAAGCCGTTCGAATGGACGCCCGACGACGCGAGGCCAAGGATCACGTCGCCCGCGCCGATCGTCGCGCCGGTCAGCACGTCGCCACGCTCGACCGCGCCCACGCAGAAGCCGGCGAGATCATAATCGCCGGCCGCATACATCCCCGGCATTTCGGCGGTCTCCCCGCCGATCAGCGCGCAGCCGGCGATCCGGCAGCCCTCGGCGATCGAGGCGACGACGCTCTCCGCGACAGCATTATCGAGCTGCCCGGTCGCGTAGTAATCGAGGAAGAACAACGGTTCGGCGCCCTGGACTACGAGATCGTTGGCGCACATCGCCACCAGGTCGATCCCGACCCCCGCATGGCGATCCCATTCGATCGCCAGCTTCAGCTTGGTGCCGACCCCGTCGTTCGCCGCCACCAGCAGCGGATCGGTGAAGCCGGCGGCCTTGAGATCGAAGAAGCCACCGAACCCGCCGAGGTCGGCGTCGGCACCGGGGCGGCGAGTGGCGCGGGCCAGCGGCGCGATCGCGCGGACCAGCGCATTGCCGGCCGCGATCGACACGCCGGCGCTCTCGTAGGTGTAGGCTTCGTTGCTCATATGGCCCGACTAGCCACATCGCGCTTGGATTTCCACGCCTGCTTCGCCAAAAGACGTTCCGATGCGTCATCGCCTTCCGATCGCCCTTGTATTGACTGCGCTTGCCGCTGCGCTGGGCACGCGTGGCGTGTTCGCGCAGATCGAGGGAGGTGACCGGGGCGTCGCCGCGGTGGACAGTTCCAACGACTTCGAGGTGGCGGGCGTCCGCGTCGACGTCTCCGGCCCCAATGCCGAAGCGGCGCGACTGGCCGGCTGGCGAGAGGCGCAGCGCAAGGCCTATGTCCTGTTGTCGCAGCGCATGGGGGCGGGGGGCGGATCGCTTCCGGACGGCACGCTCGACTCGATCGTATCGAGCATCGTGGTCGAAGACGAACAGATCGGCCCGACCCGCTATGTCGCGCGGCTGGGTGTGCTGTTCGATCGTGGGCGTACCGCGGGCTTGCTGGGCGTGTCGGCTGCGGTCGCCCGCTCGTCGCCGTTCCTCGTCGTGCCGGTGCAATGGTCGACGGGCGTCGGCACCGTCTTCGAACAGCGGACCTTGTGGCAGGAGGCGTGGGCACGCTTCCGCACCGGCAGCAGCGCGATCGACTATGTGCGCCCGACCGGCACCGGGCCCGACTCGCTGTTCCTCAACGTCGGACAGACCCAGCGTCCGGATCGCGCCTGGTGGCGCACGCTGGTCGACCAATATGGTGCCAGCGACGTGCTGATGCCGAGCGTTCAGTTGTTCCGGCAATGGCCCGGCGGACCGGTGGTCGGCGTGTTCGAGGCACGCTACGGCCCCGATCATCGCATGTTGCAGCGTTTTTCGCTGCGTGTCGGTTCGACGGCGGGCATCCCCGCGCTGTTCGACGCGGGCGTTAAGCGGCTCGACGACGTGTATCAGCGGGCGTTGCGCGAGGGCTATCTCGGGCTCGATCCGGGGCTCAACCCGATCATGCCGGTCGCGGAGACGCCACCGGAGGAAGTGTCGGATCTGCTCGCCGACGATCCGACCTTGGCCGCACCGACGCTCGCGCTGACGATCCAATATGACACGCCCGACGTCGTTGCGGTCAACGGCGCCGAGGCGGCGTTGCGCGGACTGCCGGGCGTCTCCAGTGCCGCGACGACCAGCCTGGCATTGGGTGGCGTCTCATCGATGAACGTCACTTATGCCGGCACGCCGGAGGCGTTGCGCGCCGCTCTGGAGGCGCGCGGCTGGCAGGTGATCGGCACTGGCACCACGTTGCGCATCCGCCGTGCTGCACCGGCGCCGACTCCCAGCCCGCGGGTCGGAGCCGCGACATGAACCAGTTCGCGCTGCCGCTGGGGTGGGCGGCGGAGGAGCAGGGCGAGTTTCTGGTAGTCGAGTCGAATGCCCGTGCCGTGCGGATGCTCGAACATTGGGCGACATGGCCGGTGCGCACCGCGGTGCTCGCGGGTCCGCCTAAGTCGGGCCGCTCGCTGCTCGGGCGGATTTTCGCCGCACGTTCCGGCGGGTCGGTGATCGACGATGCCGAGACGGTCGACGAGGAAACGCTCTTCCACGCCTGGAATCGCGCGCAGGAGGAGCGGCGGCCGCTGCTGCTGATCGCCACCGCCGTGCCGCCGACATGGTCGATCGCCTTGCCGGACCTCCGCTCCCGACTGGCCGCCAGCCCCGCTGCCACGATCGACGCGCCGGAGGAGGCGCTAATGGCGACGCTGTTCGAACGCGGCTTCGCGCGCCGCCATCTGGACGCGCGCGCCGATCTTATCGCGTGGCTCACCGCGCGCACCGAACGGAGTCACACCGCCGTCATCGAGACGATCGATAGGCTGGACCGGGCTGCGCTGGCGGGGCGCCGTCGGCTGACGATCCCGTTGGCGCGCGAAACACTCGACATCGACAAGACCGCAAGGAACCGGAGCGACCTTCCATCATGACACGGCCCGTGAGTATCGCGCGTAAGGATGCCGAAGCCGCGCTCGATCTGGACGACCCGTTCGTCGAGCGCGACGGCAATCGCTACTTCAACCGTGAGCAATCGTGGCTGGCCTTCAACCGTCGCGTACTGGAAGAAGCGTGCAACCCCGCGCATCCGCTGCTGGAACGCCTCCGCTTCCTCGCGATTTCCGGCGGAAACCTCGACGAATTCTTCATGGTCCGCGTCGCGGGTCTCAAGGGGCAGCAGCTTCAGGACGTCGAGGCGCGCTCGGCCGACGGTTTGACTCCCGGACAGCAACTCGCGGCGATCGTCGAGCAGGCCGATGCCCTGATGGCCAGCCAGCACGCGGTGTGGCGCGATATCCGCCGCGAGATGGACGAGGCCGGCATCTCGGTGCTGGCCAGCCGCTCGCTGGAACGGCTCGACGACGAGCAGCGCGCGTGGCTCGACACCTATTTCCAGGAGCAATTGCTCCCCGTCATCACCCCGCAGGCGCTCGATCCCGCGCATCCGTTCCCGTTCATGCCCAACAAGGGCATGGCAGTGATGTTCGATCTGGTGCGCCGTTCGGACTCCGAGCCGATCCGCGAACTGGTGATGTTGCCCGCGGCGATGCCGCGCTTCGTGCGCTTGCCCGGCAGCGAACGCGCTTCATACGTCGCGATTGAATCGGTCCTCAAGCGCTTCTCACATATGCTTTTTCCTGGCTATGACGTGCTGGGGGCGGCGGAATTCCGGGTGCTGCGCGACAGCGATATCGAGATTGAGGAAGAAGCGGAGGATCTGGTCCGCTACTTCGCCAACGCGATCAAGCGGCGCCGACGCGGACGCGTCATCCGGCTCGAGCTGGAGACGGGAATGCCCGACGGGCTCGCGCAGGCGCTCCGCGAGGAACTGGGCGGTGCCGACACGATCATCACGGAAACCGGATCGTTCCTCGGCATGGGCGACCTGTCGTTGCTGGCGGACGAAGATCGCCCCGACCTGAAGTTCGTCCCGTTCACGCCACGTTTTCCCGAACGAATTAGGGAGTTTGGCGGCGATTGCTTCGCAGCGATCCGAAGCAAGGACATCGTCGTCCATCACCCGTACGAGACGTTCGATGTCGTACTGGCCTTCCTCAAGCAGGCCGCGAACGACCCTGACGTCGTGGCGATCAAGCAGACCCTGTACCGCGCGGGCAAGCAGTCGGCCGTCATCAGCGCACTGATCGCCGCTGCGGAGGCGGGCAAGTCAGTGACCGCGGTGGTCGAACTCAAGGCGCGCTTCGACGAGGAGCAAAACCTGCAATGGGCCAGCGCGCTGGAGCGGGCAGGGGTGCAGGTCGTCTACGGCTTCATCGAGTGGAAGACCCACGCCAAGGTGGCGATGGTGGTGCGTCGCGAGAATGGTAAATTCCGCACCTACTGCCACTTCGGGACCGGAAACTATCACCCGATCACGGCGAAAATATATACTGATCTCAGTTTCTTCACCGCCGATCCTCGCATCGGACGTGATGCCGCGCGGATGTTCAATTACATCACGGGCTATGTCGAGCCGGCCGGCATGGAGATGGTCGTGCTCAGCCCGCGCGCGTTGCGTGAGCGCTTGCTGGCGCGGATCGACGCCGAGATCGAGCATGTGCGCGCCGGTCGTGCCGGATCGATCTGGGCAAAGATGAATTCGCTGGTCGATCCGATCATCATCGAAAAACTGTACGAGGCGAGCTGCGCCGGGGTGGAGATCGACCTGATAGTGCGCGGGATTTGCTGCCTGCGGCCGAAGGTGCCGGGCATGTCGGAGAACATCCGGGTGAAGTCGGTGGTCGGGCGCTTTCTCGAACACAGCCGCATCGCTGCGTTCGGCAATGGTGCGCCGCTGCCGAACGACGGCGCGGTGGTCTATATTTCCTCGGCAGACTGGATGCCGCGCAATTTCGACCGCCGGGTCGAATATCTGCTCCCGCTGGAAAACGAGACCGTCCACGATCAGGTGCTCGACCAAGTGATGGTCGCCAATCTGATCGACAATGAGCAGAGCTGGGAGCTGGAGGCGGACGGCAGCTATGTCCGCGATACGCCCGGCGAGAAGCCGTTCAACCTGCACCGCTATTTCATGGTCAATCCGTCGCTGTCCGGGCGCGGCGCGGCACTGGACGGCGACGAGGTGCCGGTGCTGTCGTTGAGGCGCAAGCGTTGAGGTGGCCGAAGCGCGGGGCGGAAGAAGTGGATGCCGTGACCGCCGCCGAACCGCGTACCGCAATCATCGACATCGGTTCGAACTCGATCCGGCTGGTCGTCTATCAAGGCCCGCCACGGCTGCCCGCGATCCTGTTCAATGAAAAGGTGCTGGCAGGGCTGGGCCGCAGCCTCGCCGAAAGCGGGTCGATCGATCAGCAGGCGATGGCGCTCGCGCAGACGGCGCTGCGACGCTTCGCCGCTTTGGCTCACGCCATGGACGTCACCACGCTGCGCACCGTTGCGACCGCTGCGGTCCGCGATGCAAGCAATGGCGCCGACCTCATCGCCGTTGCCGAGGCGGCCGGGCTTTCGGTCGAGATCCTGCCCGGCGAAAAGGAAGCAGAGGCAGCGGGTTACGGAGTGCTCTCGGGCATTCCCGGCGCCGACGGCATCGTCGGTGACCTGGGCGGAGGCAGCCTCGAGCTGGTGCGGGTGCGGCGCGGCGAGTTGCTGGGACGCGCGTCCTTCCCGCTCGGCGTGCTGCGTATTCCGGCGTTGCGCGACAAGGGGCGGCTCGACCGGCGGGTCAATGCGTTGCTGGAGGAAAGCGGCTGGCTCGGCGCGGGCAAGGGGCTACCCTTCTATCTGGTCGGCGGATCGTGGCGCGCGCTGGCGCGGCTCGATATGGAAGCGACCCGCTATCCGCTGCCGGTGATCCACCAATATGCGATGTCGGAGGAGACGGTCACCCGCCTGCGCCGCACGCTCGCGCACGTCGGCAAAGCGCGCCTGAAGAACGTGCCCGGCCTGTCCTCAGGCCGTATCCCGACGCTCGCCGACGCCGCGGCGCTGCTCTCGGCGATGCTGAAGCACCTGCGCAGCAGCGGTACGATCGTCTCGGCCTATGGCCTGCGCGAGGGACTGCTCTACGAACGGCTTTCGCCGGCACAGCGCGCTGCCGATCCACTGATCGTCGCCGCGCGTGACGAGGGACGGCGCAGCGGACGGTTTCCCGAACATGGCGATTTGCTCGACCGCTGGATCGCGCCGCTGTTCGGTGACGATCGGCGGGCCGACGCGCGCTTGCGGATCGCCGCCTGTCATCTCGCCGATGTCGGCTGGCGCGCCAATCCCGATTTCCGTGCCGAACGTGGTGTCGAGATCGCGCTGCACGGCAATTGGGTAGGGATCGACGCGCGCGGACGCGCGATGCTGGCGCAGGCATTGTGGACCGCCCTCGGCGGGGCGACCGACAGTCCTGCGCCGCTGGTCGCGCTCGCGGGCGAGCCGGCGTTGCGCCGTGCGGTGCAATGGGGGCTCGCGATCCGGCTCGGCCAACGTCTCAGCGGCGGATTGGCGGCACCGCTGACGCGGGCGGCGATCAGCGTCGAGGACGGCGTCCTGCGGCTCCAGCCGGGGGACGCGGCGCTCTACGGCGAAACCGTCCAGAAGCGCCATCGCGCGCTCGCAGCGATGATGGGGATGCAGCCGGCAATGGCGTAAGGCCCGTCCGCAAAGGGGGCGATGGCATTCGAACATGACCGATCGCTCATCTTCCGGATAGACGATCGCGAAGGCACGCCGGGCAGAAGCGCCGTATGAGCGAGCCGCTTCCTTCCGATCAGCTGCTGCACGAGCCTGGTGGACGTTCGCGCTCGGCGCTCGACGAACGGGTGTGTCGGCTGATCTGCCCGATGGCCGCGGCGATGGTCGGCGTGTGCCTGACCGGGATCGGACTGCTGCATGTCGGGATCGCCTGGGGCAAGCGCGCGAGCTTCGCCGACGATCTGCTCGCGATCGACTCGCTCATCTTCCTGATCGCGATGCTGGCCTCCTATCTTGCGGTACGCACGCCGGACCCGCGGCGGCATGCGTGGCTCCACCGGCTGGAGCAGGTCGCCGACGCGAGCTTCATCCTCGCGATGCTGCTGCTCACTGCCGCCTGCTTCGTCATCACCTATGCCGTGAGTGCCTGACCATGCCGATGCCGCCCCGCAACTGGTTGGCGATCGTGGCGGGTGCGGCCGCCGCGATGGCGCTGCTCGTCGTCGGGGGGATCGGGTATCTCGGCTATTACGGCGGCCCCATTCTCCGCGACTTCCCCGCGACGGCACCGACGCCCGCGACGGAGCGGGACATGCGCGTCCTGTTCCTCTCGGGAGACATGGGCATCAATGCCGGAATGGGCCCGCGCTTGATCGCGGCGTTGAACGCCGCCGGGTTACCCGTTCTGGCGTTCAATTCACTGACCGCCTTCGGCACCCGCCGCACCCCGGACGAGGCCGCGGCGATCGTCGCAGATGCGGTGCAGCGTGCCGAGCGGATGCCGGGAACGTCGCGGGTCGTGCTGATCGGGCAATCGTTCGGCGCGGATATGCTGCAATATGCCAGCGCGAGATTGCCTCGACCGTTGCGGCCGAAGGTGACGCAAGTGGTCTTGCTCGTCCCCGGTAACACGTTGCTCTTCAAGGCCAGTCCCGGCGGCATCCTCGACGCGGCCCCCGACGCGGCTGCCTTGCCGAGCGCCCGCCGGATCGACTGGACCAACTTGACCTGCATTCAGGGCAGGGAGGAAAGCGTCAGCCTGTGCCCGCTGTTGCACGGCGCCAACGTGCGGCGCATCGCGCTGCCGGGCGGGCATTTCATGAACTATGACGTGCCGCTGATCGCGCGGACACTGCGCGCCGTGATGGCAAACGGTCGCTGAGCCGTCATCTTCATTACAGATAATTCAGTCGTCGTCGACGTGCCGGCAATCAATAGCGGCCTAAGGTCGGCAGATCACAGGGGATCACATATGTTCGCTTCTCGCTTCGCCGCGGCTGTCGCCGTCTTGCTGACGGTCGCCGCCGGCCCCGCCGGGGCGCAACCGCAAAATGCCGCGCCGCCGCCGACGATCTACGGGACGTGGATGAACCCCTACAAGAGCGTCGCGGTGCGCACCGGTCCGTGTGGCGAACGGCTGTGCGGTTGGATCGTGTGGGCGAATGAAGAAGCGCAGACCGACGCGCGCGACGGCGGCACGCCGAAGCTGATCGGCACCGCGCTGCTGGAAAATTACCGCGCGGAGAAGCCGGGAAGCTGGTCGGGCACCGTGTTCGTCCCCGACATGAACCGCCGCTTCTATTCGATCATCCAGCAAGTCGGGCCGGATCAGATGAAGGTGAAGGGCTGCATCCTCGGCGGGCTGCTCTGCAAGTCGCAGCTGTGGCACCGCATTGCGGACGTTCCCCATGCTTGAGGTTCGGCGGTGGCTGGCGCGACATCGCACCGCGTTGTCGCTGGTCATGGTGCTGGTGCTGATCGGGCTTGGGTTCGCCGCGATGCAGCAGCTCACCCGCGAACTGCATTTCTCGCATATCCGCGCCGCGCTTCACGCGTTGACGCCGTGGCAGATCGCCGCATCCTTGATCTTCACCGCGCTCAGCTATCTGACGTTGACGGGCTATGACGTGCTGGCGTTGCGGATCATCGGGCGGCCGCTGCCGTCGCGGGTCGCGGCGCTTGCGTCATTCACCAGCTACACGCTCAGCCACAATCTCGGGCTCTCGCTGCTGACCGGCGGGTCGGCACGCTACCGCATCTACACCGCCGCCGGGCTCGACGGGCCCGATGTTGCGCGGGTGATCGGGATCGCGAGCGCGACCTTCTGGAGCGGGGTAGTCACGGTCGCTTCGATCGCGCTGCTGGCCCGCAACGGCCCGATCGACCTGGCCGGGATCACCA includes:
- a CDS encoding HdaA/DnaA family protein, whose product is MNQFALPLGWAAEEQGEFLVVESNARAVRMLEHWATWPVRTAVLAGPPKSGRSLLGRIFAARSGGSVIDDAETVDEETLFHAWNRAQEERRPLLLIATAVPPTWSIALPDLRSRLAASPAATIDAPEEALMATLFERGFARRHLDARADLIAWLTARTERSHTAVIETIDRLDRAALAGRRRLTIPLARETLDIDKTARNRSDLPS
- a CDS encoding MmcQ/YjbR family DNA-binding protein, producing the protein MSAVERVRAIALLLPEVVERPTNEGADFLVDGKVFAQVVESSAPAVRVREAAGDVVVTLGDDADWTLVEDRVARSWELTAPRRLLEAGGR
- the purN gene encoding phosphoribosylglycinamide formyltransferase; the protein is MSTPAPAPVAVLISGRGSNMQALAAEQGEAYKIVLVASDRPDAAGLAWAREQELETFALSPKGIGKAAYEDALDRALRDAGAEWIALAGYMRLLSDAFVARWRGRIINIHPSLLPKYKGLDTHARAIAAGDAVGGCSVHVVTEELDGGEVLSRAEVEIQAGETPESLAARVLVEEHRLYPAMLKKFVRA
- a CDS encoding Ppx/GppA family phosphatase — its product is MTAAEPRTAIIDIGSNSIRLVVYQGPPRLPAILFNEKVLAGLGRSLAESGSIDQQAMALAQTALRRFAALAHAMDVTTLRTVATAAVRDASNGADLIAVAEAAGLSVEILPGEKEAEAAGYGVLSGIPGADGIVGDLGGGSLELVRVRRGELLGRASFPLGVLRIPALRDKGRLDRRVNALLEESGWLGAGKGLPFYLVGGSWRALARLDMEATRYPLPVIHQYAMSEETVTRLRRTLAHVGKARLKNVPGLSSGRIPTLADAAALLSAMLKHLRSSGTIVSAYGLREGLLYERLSPAQRAADPLIVAARDEGRRSGRFPEHGDLLDRWIAPLFGDDRRADARLRIAACHLADVGWRANPDFRAERGVEIALHGNWVGIDARGRAMLAQALWTALGGATDSPAPLVALAGEPALRRAVQWGLAIRLGQRLSGGLAAPLTRAAISVEDGVLRLQPGDAALYGETVQKRHRALAAMMGMQPAMA
- a CDS encoding DUF2147 domain-containing protein; its protein translation is MFASRFAAAVAVLLTVAAGPAGAQPQNAAPPPTIYGTWMNPYKSVAVRTGPCGERLCGWIVWANEEAQTDARDGGTPKLIGTALLENYRAEKPGSWSGTVFVPDMNRRFYSIIQQVGPDQMKVKGCILGGLLCKSQLWHRIADVPHA
- a CDS encoding PilZ domain-containing protein; protein product: MVDEHKAVGNPDERGRGDILLSARMRVHAEDAGFLVRIRNVSAGGLMAELPHPLPPDSAVEIKLDGLGWVAGRVVWQTEGRSGIAFDHPIDVAIVHEASNAIR
- the purM gene encoding phosphoribosylformylglycinamidine cyclo-ligase, which produces MSNEAYTYESAGVSIAAGNALVRAIAPLARATRRPGADADLGGFGGFFDLKAAGFTDPLLVAANDGVGTKLKLAIEWDRHAGVGIDLVAMCANDLVVQGAEPLFFLDYYATGQLDNAVAESVVASIAEGCRIAGCALIGGETAEMPGMYAAGDYDLAGFCVGAVERGDVLTGATIGAGDVILGLASSGVHSNGFSLVRRLATDKGWKLDRPALFDADRLLIDILMAPTRIYVASLLPLLRAHKIKGLAHITGGGLLENIPRVLPRDTHAHVDADAWEQPRLMAFLQAQGAIEPEEMARTFNCGIGMAVVVAADQADAVAATLREAGETVHNIGRIEAGARGCTVTGSTETWSARSDWTATHHQ
- a CDS encoding AcvB/VirJ family lysyl-phosphatidylglycerol hydrolase; this encodes MPMPPRNWLAIVAGAAAAMALLVVGGIGYLGYYGGPILRDFPATAPTPATERDMRVLFLSGDMGINAGMGPRLIAALNAAGLPVLAFNSLTAFGTRRTPDEAAAIVADAVQRAERMPGTSRVVLIGQSFGADMLQYASARLPRPLRPKVTQVVLLVPGNTLLFKASPGGILDAAPDAAALPSARRIDWTNLTCIQGREESVSLCPLLHGANVRRIALPGGHFMNYDVPLIARTLRAVMANGR
- a CDS encoding heavy-metal-associated domain-containing protein, whose protein sequence is MRHRLPIALVLTALAAALGTRGVFAQIEGGDRGVAAVDSSNDFEVAGVRVDVSGPNAEAARLAGWREAQRKAYVLLSQRMGAGGGSLPDGTLDSIVSSIVVEDEQIGPTRYVARLGVLFDRGRTAGLLGVSAAVARSSPFLVVPVQWSTGVGTVFEQRTLWQEAWARFRTGSSAIDYVRPTGTGPDSLFLNVGQTQRPDRAWWRTLVDQYGASDVLMPSVQLFRQWPGGPVVGVFEARYGPDHRMLQRFSLRVGSTAGIPALFDAGVKRLDDVYQRALREGYLGLDPGLNPIMPVAETPPEEVSDLLADDPTLAAPTLALTIQYDTPDVVAVNGAEAALRGLPGVSSAATTSLALGGVSSMNVTYAGTPEALRAALEARGWQVIGTGTTLRIRRAAPAPTPSPRVGAAT
- a CDS encoding RNA degradosome polyphosphate kinase, which produces MTRPVSIARKDAEAALDLDDPFVERDGNRYFNREQSWLAFNRRVLEEACNPAHPLLERLRFLAISGGNLDEFFMVRVAGLKGQQLQDVEARSADGLTPGQQLAAIVEQADALMASQHAVWRDIRREMDEAGISVLASRSLERLDDEQRAWLDTYFQEQLLPVITPQALDPAHPFPFMPNKGMAVMFDLVRRSDSEPIRELVMLPAAMPRFVRLPGSERASYVAIESVLKRFSHMLFPGYDVLGAAEFRVLRDSDIEIEEEAEDLVRYFANAIKRRRRGRVIRLELETGMPDGLAQALREELGGADTIITETGSFLGMGDLSLLADEDRPDLKFVPFTPRFPERIREFGGDCFAAIRSKDIVVHHPYETFDVVLAFLKQAANDPDVVAIKQTLYRAGKQSAVISALIAAAEAGKSVTAVVELKARFDEEQNLQWASALERAGVQVVYGFIEWKTHAKVAMVVRRENGKFRTYCHFGTGNYHPITAKIYTDLSFFTADPRIGRDAARMFNYITGYVEPAGMEMVVLSPRALRERLLARIDAEIEHVRAGRAGSIWAKMNSLVDPIIIEKLYEASCAGVEIDLIVRGICCLRPKVPGMSENIRVKSVVGRFLEHSRIAAFGNGAPLPNDGAVVYISSADWMPRNFDRRVEYLLPLENETVHDQVLDQVMVANLIDNEQSWELEADGSYVRDTPGEKPFNLHRYFMVNPSLSGRGAALDGDEVPVLSLRRKR